GTAGGCAtgactcgcatgtctcgaaCGACTCCAAGTCGaacgaagttaaaagtccatcatcatggagcttcttcatgcgcttccaacttatatgaccaagccgacagtgccaaaagtaagtcatattcagatcatttggttttaaccttttcacatttatgttatagactgattcactatcaagattcaaaataaataacccgTCCAGGACGGGTGCAAAGCCGTgaaacatatctttcaaatataaagaacaaccattattcttaatattcgactcataaccttgtctcattaaacatgaggcagaaataatgtttcgactaagcactggaacataataacaattattcagctccattaagaatcctgaaggtaaatgaagttgcatcgtGCCGACTTCCAACGCAGCGACTCTCGCTTTGTTGCCGACTCGAATATCAACCTCGCCTCTTGCCACGCTCCTAGTTCTTACCAGCCCCTGCAACGAGTTGCAGATGTGAATTACTGATCCGGTATCATATACCCATGAactgttaggtgcatcagcaagataaatgtctataacattacAAACAAGCGTACCTGAGTTAGAAgtcccacttccactcttggctttgtcagccaaaaacttgctgcagttcctcttccagtgCCCATCCGTCTTGCAATAGAAGCAAGTGGATCCAGCTGCAGGAGATGGCTTAGTCCCTGAGGCAGCGCTCGGGACAGAGTCCTGAGTTTTGCCTCCTGacttagccttcttcttcttagtccaagaacccttcttgaacttagccttattctgcaccatcaacacttgactgGTGCCTTTCTTGAGATCAGCCTCTGCTGTCTTGAGCATCCCATGTAGTTCAGTGAGCTTCTTATccataccatgcatgtgatagTTCGAGATGAACGGAGCATATGCACTAGGAAGAGAGTTCAGAACTATATCTGTAGCGAACTCATCGCTTATGGGAAAACCCAGCCTATCCAAAGACTGCACGTAACCAGTCATCTTGATCACGTGCGGACTCAGTGGATCGCCGTCTTTGAGCTTACAGCCAAGCAAAGCTTGAGAGACTTGATACCTCTCGGTCTTTGCCTGAGCCTGGAACATACTTTTGAGGCTTTCGATCATATCGtaggcctcaacattctcgaactgctgctgcaagtccGGTTCCATGTGTGCAAGCATAAGACAGCTAATTTCCGTAGACTCATCTCTAGCCTTACGGTGGGCATTCATGACAGCGACTGTCGCATCTTCATCAGGCTCATCTGGGAGTGGAGTGTCTAGAAcatggtccttcttttcttgcttgaggACTATCCTCAGATTAcgataccagttggtgaaattagttccattaagtttatctttctctaggatcgacctcaacgcaaaagtggacaaatgaggaaggttgctaggtgccattgatctacaacagaaaatatgcaaaacactTAAGACATGTATTCATAAAAGAGCAGGAATATTAAACGCTTTAATACTTATGCTCCCACTAGAACCAACATCTCTCCGATGGTTACTAAGTGATTCAGGATCCTAAATAAGCAAAACgactagtgagctttagcatcaccGCTAGCCGCCAAGTGATCTGGgtaggcaacaccttgccaatCGCATCTCATACGACTCCTGTTAGTCGGGTGGCATCACATGCCTCGGCTCCCGACCTACCTCGCCCCGAGCCCCACAACCGTTGTGATGGACTCGTCTAGCTTACCAAGTGCTTCCGCTGTAAGAGTCCGACTCAAACCCACCTAGTTGGAAAGAATTGGTAGCAcctcaatttcatgagcccactaccaagaatgtccaacttgtgatggtgcagcacttggcggggcgaccgactagaccttctttgagagatttaaactaccaactatctaatagaggtaaaactgagacataacaataacacaaataaagcaattataatgtgaaatggtatggctctcttcatggtgatctccatctccacaaaGCTTGTAAGTAGACTCGTGCCAATTCTTGTCACGTGCCGCCTTACTCCATGTCGCCGACTTGTACATCGGATTGCATGTCCTCCAGGTTCTCCAAGTAGCTACACTAGCTAGTGAACGGAAATTACATGGAAAAttcgacacgcaggtcgttatacaatAAATGACAGCACCTAGGCTCCAGCCGGCTGACAAAAAACGTGACACGCAGATCACGTATGGATTACACACATCACATGCACATAAGCCATACCATTCACAACATCCTGCAAAACAAGTTATGCATAGAAACGATATCTATCGGCGTTGTGAATCTCGCAACGACATCTAAGGCGCTACGACAGGGCGAAGCCGGCGGTCCCGGTCATGGATTTCTTCATCGGATAAAACAattttacccagatccgatcTGTGTTCCGATTCGACCAAACTCTTTGATCTTCGATCACCGCAACTGGATTTACGTGTCACAGTATACCCCGATGGCGGAAACCGACCGGTAGGGGTATGTCGTTCCACGACCTTAGCAGTATGATCACGGACAACAGATCATCCATATCCCCGAGTATGATTGATCCAATCAACCTtgtacaaaaccgatctatCTCATAGACCGACCACCAAAACAGCAACTAGATCCAATCTAATGCCTACTGCATATCACATATGCGCGATCAAGGGCCTAAAACCAGAAGCtaccgctctgataccactgaaggggcgcgtagagataaacaaaaaaaacttttcctacgcgaactcccaagatctagccgaggtagaaggccacgaggattaccactagacgcgcagttgcggattattgatgcggcgccttgatgcagtgcagtccctcgatccgatccagccgatccaatcccgcgatcgtcgaagtgctgaacgtacagcacctctgccggtatccacacgtgcgaggaggagctccggcggcggactgctagatccggtgcgacggttgaactgaatcgggctagggttctcaacgcatgagagtggaaaaaaccgtgccctttaggcatcccacgcccctgcttatatatcgagtggaagtgggctccaagccttgtggcccatccaccctgcgagtccaactcgcattgtcagcccaattccagttcgggtccaacccgaccaaatacttgctcccgctcttaagtgtgtgaccccacaggctcatggcgacttggacacgattggagtccgactcacaatcgatcaatcggtagcggctcctagcagaacgtgccgactcccaagtaccatcgagtcatgacgacgtaccttccaatgtgacatacgtcttagtccctttttgcctcacgatataccttgtcgaactataggcgattaatcgtcatccctttaatagttcaactctcttctcgatctgtgatatacgattcatccgactaactcttagtcgatcaacccggttaacaattaaccaagtcgcgcatggccatgcttcccgaatcatatcactcgagagggcccagagaatatctctccagtcggaggggcaaaatcccatcttggttatccacatcacacagcttgattctcagtcaacccgaactctgcctttataactgccctgttacggaacaacgtttgacagaacctaagttggtgatccacaactcggattgtgcgataacctcaggtctaaggattacattgattgagacatgcaaatgacgacctactcgttgcatctcaatatgggtcagtccgactcgctaaactctttagccgagtccgtgtaagctggaatgacatcaccatgcccatgacaagtggaaccgagtcatcagccaactttcacattagtctaggttatgtgtccagcacaacctcaatgactaagaacaatttagtatgaacaacatgaatacatagttccacaatcaaatcacatattcaatgatacatatcagatgttcaaacaaggacaactcaataatatttatgaatacattgggaattacatcatacatgattgcctctagggcatattcccaacagatTCCAGAAGATGGGGAGTGCCGGATCCCCGGCAACGAGATCGTGCCGGCACCCGAATCTGGTGAGCACATTGTCTTCCTTGCTCACTTCAAACGAGGGTTCGCTCTGCCGGCTAGTGACTTCACTAGGAAATTTTTAGACTTTTTTGGCCTTCAGCTgcaccaccttccggcaaACGCCATCCTCACACTCTCGGTGTTTTTCACCTGTTGCGAGgcctatctcggcctctggccttgCATCGACTTGTGGGCCAAATACTTTATGTTCCGGCCCCAAGTTCTTCCCGACAAAGAGAATCCCGGCGCAGCCAAACCCATGACCtagtgcggcgccgccaccgtgatACCCCGTCGAGGCTCAGATTTTCCTCGGATCCAAGGTCTCGAGTCCTGCAAAAAGTGGCTCCAGACCTTCTTCTATGTCAAGAACTCCTCCAACACCGACAAGATTAACTTGCTGGAATTCGTAATCGGCCCTCGGGAGGAGAAAAAGAACTGGAAGTATGATCCGAAGGACACCCTTCCCAAGATCAACgagatccacgccggcatccttgAACTCAAGGCAGAAGGGATGACGGGTAACGATTTGCTGGCCACCTTTGTCTATTGGCGGTTATGCCCGCTACAACGCCGGACGCACAAGATGTGCTTCTACAGCGGTTAGTTTGACCCAAACCGGGTGTCAACCTTCCGGCTTGACCAGGCTGAGGTCCGACGCCGGGTTAAGGCAATCGCGAAGACGAGTATGCCTGAGCGCTAGGAATGGGGTCTGCCGGCGTACAATCGGAAGTACCGTGCTCAGGTGAGTTTTTGTTTATACATATCTTCTGTTCATATCCGACATATGGTTATGCCGGCTTTTATTTGACAAAGACTTATCTCGGCGCAACCTGATTTCTTTGTGCAGAAGTTCACCCTTCGGTGCAATTGCCGCTGCGGCCTCGGCAGCCGCTGCTgaggtagccgccgccgggtcgCTGGCGGTCGGTGCGGCCGAGGTGCCCCGGACCGTGGCAACCCCAtgggcacccacggccccgcccgctcggggggtcttccggacCGATTCGTCGGcgagcgccagcaagagggggagggatgACTCCCCGCCTGCCGCACagagcaagaaggcgcgcgcGGACGCCGATAGCGCTGCTGACCCCGCCCGCACAGGGGCCCGCGGCGCCACCATCGCACCTGCCGACGGCCCAACCCATATGGAGGTGGTGCAGGCAACAGGTATAGCTCCTTCTTGCCTCCAGTCTTGCATCTTCAATTGTCACTTAATCGCGTAACCGAACCTTTTCTTTCCATAAGTGGCACTTCGCCAGCGGCACGCCTCCTGGAGACCCCTGccgagatggaggaggaggtggaggctcCCCCCACAAGCCCATCGGCCCCGCAAGGTGACCATCCTGAACCCCCTTATCCGCCTCCGGCAACTGTTTCAGCCTCCTACTTCTCACACTTGTCGCTGCTGCAGGCCAAGTGCTCCCGCATCGGGGATGGGTGCCACTGTGGTTGACCTCGACTCCGACGTCGAGGtcacggggacggcggcggagccggaAACGGCCCCCGCGCCAAGCCCTGTTGtgccggccacggcggcggcggtgaccgccgccgccaccgggacGGTGCCCGGCGACGTGCCAGCGGCCGCGGATGCTGCTGGCGGTCCCTTccgggggcgcggcagccTCACCAGCCCCGCAGTTCCCGGACGCGGGCAagggggaggttgccggggaggagCGACAGGACGCTTCCGCACAAGCGGACGACCCCCCGCCCAGCTACACGGTagcggcgggggcttcgtcgtcgacGGCCGCTTCCTTGAACACTGACCTtggcacccttgccggggtggcttggaatcccatcacttgGGATCCGAGTGTCTTCGaccgagggcaccggttccttgacgctgtcaaggaccagcaactggccttcgtcacctcgttcaacgaggtgagggagcatcacgcgatcgccaagagccagcttggGGAGCTGCGGCAAGCCATGGAAcaggagcggcaagagctctcccggctgcgtgAGGAGACGCACCTCGCCAGAGAGGAGGCGCACCTTGCCCGGGAAGCCCTAGAGGATGCCAGCACACCGGTCGTCCCAGAAGCAGAGCTGTACCAGTgactggaggctcagcgcgccgagctccagggagctctggactcgctggtggcggctcaagcggaaaccaagaaggagcacgccaaGGTGCTCGCTGCTGCCGAGGCTCGAATTGACGAGAAGTGtgacctgatcgccaactaccgcggtgagatccagggcctgcgcgtcaagctggaggggcaggtcaaggccaccgaaagcGCGGTGCACGCAGCGGCCCGGCACGAGATCCAGCTCgacgccgccaaggacagagcggcccggctcgagaccgagctggccaccgtcagggaggagctcgccaaggccggcaaggacaacgcggccaaggccgcggagctcgcgaCGCTGGAGAGccacctccgcaaggccaagaaagcCGCGAACgacgcccggctccaccacagcacgctgatcgggcagcggcagctggaaaccaagaagctgctcaagatcgcccaggcgctgcgcgacctgctgcccaggttcgagctgcaggccgcggaggtggatggcacggacgtctcgatgctgatcccgttcttctccgacctgtggggaagctcggggcgctcgacgtctggatcgcccagttCGGTGccaacgaggttgccaactgcgcccgggaggttgtcgggacgatccttccgaggatacacctccgggacccggagttttccttcgagacgctgctggacgcctggtcggacagcgaggacgagcccacccacactcaggcggtgagtgcgttcgtcgacgaggtggtcgagcggaggcagcagaagccggaccccgagccgtccccgggGCCCCCGGCggaagacgccggcaactagttgccgcagccttCTGCCGGCCCCTGCTGCTTTCTTGCTtgtctccttttgttttcgcCCTGCAAGCACGacgcttggcgccgtttgaacaattacatttTCATTAGGTCGTGTAATCGTTTGCTACTTAATCAATCAAGCTCTTTAGCTCTGCTTAATCCTTACTCCTTGTTCccgaggctgcctcgcggggtggatctcTTTGCCCTTGTGTGTTGtactttgtgttgccggggacccGCGCGCCtgacccttgaccagaccagggacccgggacggacccgtagtgccgacctggggtcaagcagtaacagcgagccactccacttgcggggtaactactccaagccttgccctcccgggacgaacccgggagccacacggggagcgcacttcccccgcaagcatcctCCTAACACCCCGGCCACACGCAGGTTCCGGGGCCACCCTTAACGAGGCAGCGTTCAGTTACGTTCAGTTCTTAAAGAGTTTAAcgttcaggttcaagcacttagcttttggTTCGGTCTCGTGCTTGGAACGCTTGCTTGTACGCCTGGTACGTTGCCCTTGAGAAAGCCTGTttgagggaggcggcggggacgccacggcaggatcgccgccggcgtcaagcgccgacgacgatgctcccgccgcgtctccgcagcaaccctcACCTTTGGGAAAGCCCTTGCTTCCGGAGGAACCTGTTccgaggggtgcggcagggacgtcgtgacttcctcgccaccaccggcaaGCGTGGGTGGCGAAGACATCATGAcgtccccgcagcagccctcgctgcttagGGAAAATCTGCCTGAGGGACGCAGCAGGGATGCTGTGGTGGGCTAGAGCGCACGGCGAACgctggcaccggcgccatcacagcgtcctcgcgacgACCCCCGCCCCTGGAGGTGCcctctggaggggtgcggccgGGACACTACGGCAgcgcacccgtcggcgctgagcgccgatggcatgcactaccataatgtctccgcagcaaccctcACTCCTTGCGGAGATtccctctggagggatgcgacaGGAGCAatgcggcagtgcacccgtcagcgccaagcgctgatggaatgcaccccCATAGTgcttccgcggcagccctcgccccggagccgctcactagaggaggtgtggccaggacacggcggcagtgcacccgcctGCGTTGAGCGCTcgtggcatgcaccaccaccgtgtctctgtgACGCCCCTCGGAGTGGACTCGGTGGGGGGATGCAGCAAGGGCGCGACGGCAGCGCACCTGTCTGCGCTgggcgctgatggaatgcaccaccatcgcgcctctgcgggACCGCCCGCCCTCACagcctcttccttggcttcgctctgagatGTTCCGTGGCCGGGGcgccccttttataggcgcgggggacgGGCcagcgcagcacccgtggcaccccgcCCCTTGAAGCGCGGTACGGTCTTCGCCActccgcatgccaagttgctgtggcacacgtggcggcttcctcGTGAGTCAACAGCCTCGGAGGGCGGCAAGTCCCCCGTCATGCGGTCGCTCCGCACCCCAAGGCGCCGCTACGCGCCATGACCCGTGGATGGTCCACGAGCACtacagtgcgcaagattccgcctttaccctgcacattagattcttaccaagacCCGAGATactgcaaaaaatttcgaaattcacgaaaacacGGAGCAGTATTATGGAtaatctcctgcctcctagcccccgggcacggaagggttgataccaaacttggatgtgagcactttaTTTCCTagacgcagcgactgcgtgatgcacgttgcggggagcccgacaactgcatgtcccgtgatgcacgttgcgggcagcccggcaactgcatgtcccgtgccggagcAATCCGGCCACGGGTTTAtattttcgaggctccggcagccccctgctcacaaccaagtatggaaagataCTTCCGttcacctagagcaggagacggaagaaggaggaacatgcaaataaacgtGGCAATCTTAAAATTCaggaaacaacacttatctttattcacaataatcagtggtttacacacaggggttgcccggctacactagttcgagaggtatgcatcggcagcatcacctgtgggttggcctccgccgcttcacgggtataTTTTGCAGATATTTTGCATcggcaagccatcttcggtttccagccggacagcccctgGTCTTGTCACCtgtactacccggaaggggccctcccatttcggagtcaacttgttcccggccttcattccttgtattcggcgcaggacaaggtctccgttctcgagcctccggggacggactcgtctgtcgtgataacgatggagtccctgctggtagcgcgggctcgcacagcagcccggcattgaagctcttcgatgaagttcagatcgtcaaccctttgctcgtgttggctggagttgccgtacgcgcgtacccggggagatccgtgcttgagctcgaggggcagcacca
This is a stretch of genomic DNA from Brachypodium distachyon strain Bd21 chromosome 1, Brachypodium_distachyon_v3.0, whole genome shotgun sequence. It encodes these proteins:
- the LOC106865814 gene encoding uncharacterized protein LOC106865814 gives rise to the protein MAPSNLPHLSTFALRSILEKDKLNGTNFTNWYRNLRIVLKQEKKDHVLDTPLPDEPDEDATVAVMNAHRKARDESTEISCLMLAHMEPDLQQQFENVEAYDMIESLKSMFQAQAKTERYQVSQALLGCKLKDGDPLSPHVIKMTGYVQSLDRLGFPISDEFATDIVLNSLPSAYAPFISNYHMHGMDKKLTELHGMLKTAEADLKKGTSQVLMVQNKAKFKKGSWTKKKKAKSGGKTQDSVPSAASGTKPSPAAGSTCFYCKTDGHWKRNCSKFLADKAKSGSGTSNSGAGKN